The following are from one region of the Alkalimarinus sediminis genome:
- the cobW gene encoding cobalamin biosynthesis protein CobW, whose translation MQLNKIPATVVTGFLGSGKTTLLSNILKQANGKRIAVIVNEFGELDIDADLLRSCPLECEDEATPESSNNGENGVYELANGCICCTVEEEFLPVMKELVARRDDIDHILIETSGLALPKPLVQAFNWPEIKAHCTVDSVITVIDGPAVADGRFAHNPDQVEQQRKADESLDHDPSLQELLEDQLSSADLIVVSKNDLLDEATRKSVDNTVRGRVPEEVKIIHVSDGEIASELIMGLESATEDRIGHVHTHHDHHHDHGHHHKHAHDDFDSVSLQLGSVDSDKLIAIIKELIAEHTIFRAKGFASVADKPMRQVIQGVGQRIESYFDRLWQHDEERSSRIVLIGKGLDEALLLSALKQAEIS comes from the coding sequence ATGCAACTTAACAAAATCCCCGCCACTGTTGTCACCGGTTTTTTAGGCAGTGGTAAAACCACCCTGCTCTCAAACATCCTAAAGCAAGCCAATGGCAAGCGCATTGCCGTTATCGTTAACGAGTTTGGCGAGCTGGACATCGACGCTGACTTGCTTCGAAGCTGCCCGCTAGAGTGCGAAGATGAAGCTACACCAGAGTCATCAAACAACGGTGAGAACGGTGTTTACGAACTCGCCAATGGTTGTATTTGCTGTACGGTTGAAGAAGAATTTTTGCCCGTCATGAAAGAGCTGGTTGCGCGCCGCGATGATATCGATCACATACTCATTGAAACGTCTGGTTTGGCATTACCAAAGCCATTGGTACAAGCGTTTAACTGGCCAGAAATCAAAGCACACTGCACCGTTGACTCGGTAATTACCGTGATAGATGGCCCGGCTGTCGCCGATGGTCGATTTGCACATAACCCTGATCAGGTTGAGCAGCAACGTAAAGCCGATGAGAGTCTTGACCATGACCCAAGCTTGCAGGAGCTATTGGAAGATCAACTCAGCTCTGCGGATCTGATTGTCGTCAGTAAAAACGACCTGCTAGACGAAGCCACTCGTAAATCTGTCGATAACACCGTTCGCGGTCGTGTGCCTGAAGAAGTGAAGATCATCCATGTCAGCGATGGTGAAATCGCATCGGAGCTGATTATGGGGTTGGAGTCTGCTACCGAAGACCGGATCGGTCACGTGCATACCCATCACGACCACCACCATGATCATGGTCATCACCATAAACATGCACATGATGACTTTGACTCTGTATCGCTACAATTAGGCAGTGTCGATAGCGATAAACTCATTGCCATTATTAAAGAACTAATCGCAGAGCACACCATCTTTAGAGCCAAAGGCTTCGCTTCTGTCGCAGATAAACCCATGCGCCAAGTGATTCAGGGCGTTGGCCAACGGATCGAAAGCTATTTTGATCGTTTATGGCAGCACGATGAAGAACGCTCAAGCCGCATCGTACTGATTGGGAAAGGGCTCGACGAAGCGTTGCTATTGTCTGCATTGAAGCAAGCTGAGATCTCATAA
- the cobM gene encoding precorrin-4 C(11)-methyltransferase, which yields MSVFFVGAGPGDPELITVKALRIIQQSPVILYAGSLVPEEILADAREDALVIDTASLNLEEIIDLIQQAHAKGQDVARVHSGDPSIYGATGEQMRRLDQLEIPYQTVPGVTATSASAAWLNKELTLSGITQTVIMTRYAGKTPMPERENLKSLAQHGATLAIHLGVTRIHKIVEDLIPFYGEDCPVAVCYRTSWPDADKITATLGTIVDKVREKKFTRTSLILVGHVLDPENFDDSFLYSEDQAHVYRPKVKPSVPRKVKRPEVE from the coding sequence ATGAGTGTATTTTTTGTCGGGGCTGGGCCTGGTGACCCAGAACTCATTACCGTTAAAGCACTACGAATCATCCAGCAAAGCCCTGTTATTCTTTACGCCGGATCATTAGTGCCTGAAGAGATATTGGCGGATGCTCGTGAAGATGCATTAGTCATCGACACCGCATCACTTAACCTTGAAGAGATCATTGATCTTATTCAGCAGGCTCATGCCAAAGGTCAAGATGTAGCTCGTGTTCACTCTGGTGACCCGTCTATTTATGGCGCGACCGGTGAGCAGATGCGTCGTTTGGATCAGCTTGAAATCCCTTACCAAACCGTGCCCGGTGTAACCGCTACCAGCGCTTCTGCCGCCTGGCTCAACAAAGAGCTGACGCTTTCAGGTATTACCCAAACGGTGATCATGACCCGCTACGCAGGAAAGACACCAATGCCCGAGCGTGAGAATCTAAAATCTCTCGCTCAGCATGGCGCGACGCTAGCTATTCACTTAGGCGTCACCCGCATTCACAAGATTGTGGAAGACCTGATTCCGTTTTATGGCGAAGACTGCCCGGTTGCGGTCTGTTATCGCACCAGTTGGCCTGATGCAGACAAGATTACCGCCACCTTAGGCACTATCGTGGATAAAGTGAGAGAGAAGAAATTCACCCGTACCTCGCTAATTTTAGTCGGTCATGTACTCGACCCTGAGAATTTTGATGACTCGTTTTTATATAGCGAAGATCAAGCTCATGTCTACCGACCCAAAGTGAAACCATCAGTGCCTAGAAAAGTAAAACGACCAGAAGTCGAATAA
- the cobJ gene encoding precorrin-3B C(17)-methyltransferase codes for MSKLYVIGTGPGGLEYLPPIARKAIEESDQLVAYGLYLDLLGDLITGKTRHDRPLGEEIERARLALQLAAKGENTALISSGDIGIFAMATLVFELLDKEPEAGWEKVDIEVVPGISAMQAAASKIGAPLGHDFCAISLSDLLTPWETIEARLNAAGQGDFVISFYNPVSIKRDWQLAKAKEILLQYRPATTPVIIGRNLTRQDEKITVTTLAELDPTQVDMLTLVMIGNSDSRHITVEDGEAKRDWVYTPRGYSKKITFAKPSLERQPDEAINS; via the coding sequence ATGAGTAAATTGTACGTTATCGGGACCGGCCCTGGGGGGCTTGAATACCTACCCCCTATAGCCAGAAAAGCCATAGAAGAGAGTGACCAGTTAGTTGCTTATGGTCTATATCTTGACCTTTTAGGCGACCTCATTACAGGCAAAACCCGCCATGATCGACCACTCGGTGAAGAGATTGAGCGTGCAAGACTGGCCTTGCAACTTGCTGCCAAAGGTGAAAATACCGCACTCATCTCTAGTGGTGATATCGGTATTTTTGCCATGGCAACATTAGTGTTTGAACTATTAGATAAAGAGCCAGAGGCGGGTTGGGAAAAGGTTGATATCGAAGTGGTACCCGGCATTTCTGCCATGCAAGCCGCTGCCAGCAAAATTGGCGCCCCCCTTGGCCATGACTTCTGTGCGATTTCACTGTCAGACCTGCTAACCCCTTGGGAAACCATCGAAGCCCGCTTAAATGCCGCCGGGCAAGGTGATTTTGTCATCTCATTCTACAATCCGGTTTCAATCAAACGGGACTGGCAGTTAGCTAAAGCAAAAGAGATCTTGCTGCAGTATCGCCCCGCGACGACCCCGGTGATTATTGGCCGCAACCTCACCCGACAAGATGAAAAAATCACCGTCACTACGTTAGCAGAACTCGACCCCACACAAGTCGATATGCTCACCTTAGTGATGATCGGTAACAGCGACAGTCGCCATATTACCGTTGAAGACGGCGAAGCCAAACGTGACTGGGTGTATACCCCACGAGGTTATTCGAAAAAAATCACATTCGCTAAACCAAGTCTTGAGCGCCAACCTGACGAGGCCATTAACTCATGA
- the rhuM gene encoding virulence protein RhuM/Fic/DOC family protein: MENEKNLVIYQAENGAIELQADLTDETVWVTQKQLSDIFDVNVRTVSEHIKNILKTKELEENSVIRKFRITATDGKSYNTNHYNLDMVISVGYRVNSKTATQFRKWATQTLKEHITKGYTINPTRISKNYDAFMQAVDDIQKLASAQSQLQSENVLALVKSFANTWFSLESYDEDKLPQTGLTSKDISIEAQHLAVAVTQLKNTLIDKKQATPLFAQEKREGALAGILGSVFQTVFGQDAYPTIEEKAAHLLYFIVKNHPFNDGNKRTAAFSFIWFLQKAGLEFESKITPEALTAITLLIAESKPESKDRMIGLVILLLTGEPIE; the protein is encoded by the coding sequence ATGGAAAACGAAAAAAACTTAGTGATATACCAAGCAGAAAATGGAGCAATAGAGCTTCAAGCAGATTTAACTGACGAAACTGTCTGGGTTACCCAAAAGCAACTATCAGATATTTTTGATGTCAATGTCAGAACAGTCAGTGAACACATAAAAAATATACTTAAAACCAAAGAATTAGAAGAGAATTCAGTTATCCGGAAATTCCGGATAACTGCCACTGATGGTAAATCATACAACACAAATCACTATAATCTTGATATGGTTATTTCTGTTGGCTATAGGGTTAACTCAAAAACAGCCACTCAATTCAGAAAATGGGCCACCCAAACCCTCAAAGAGCATATCACTAAAGGCTATACCATCAACCCAACACGTATCAGTAAAAATTATGATGCGTTTATGCAAGCCGTTGATGATATTCAAAAACTCGCCAGTGCTCAGTCACAACTACAAAGTGAAAACGTGTTAGCGCTAGTCAAAAGCTTTGCTAACACATGGTTTTCGCTTGAGTCCTATGACGAAGATAAACTGCCTCAAACAGGCCTAACTTCAAAAGATATATCAATTGAAGCACAGCATTTAGCGGTTGCCGTAACCCAGCTAAAAAATACACTGATAGATAAAAAGCAAGCAACACCACTATTTGCCCAAGAGAAGCGAGAAGGCGCACTTGCTGGAATATTGGGCTCTGTTTTTCAGACTGTATTTGGTCAGGATGCCTACCCCACCATAGAAGAAAAAGCGGCTCATTTGCTTTACTTTATTGTCAAAAACCACCCGTTCAATGACGGGAATAAACGGACAGCTGCCTTCTCATTTATATGGTTTTTACAGAAAGCAGGTCTTGAGTTTGAATCTAAAATAACACCGGAGGCCTTAACGGCAATAACGCTTCTAATTGCTGAAAGTAAGCCTGAAAGTAAAGATCGAATGATCGGTTTAGTTATTTTATTGCTTACAGGTGAACCTATTGAGTAA
- a CDS encoding cobalamin biosynthesis protein, giving the protein MSKSNNSTIISLTDNGQQLASRLIKLGVATRHKHKPKPFAEQVQSLFSSGERLILICATGIAIRTLAPVLADKYTDPAVLVLDEHGRFVIPLLSGHEGGANEWAREVASVIEAQLVITSAQTYLKPTYIAGMGCERHCPKRVLRQLLEETLHQSNLTVNDLSGIASIDVKHDEVGLIELATELKLPFHTYSANILRTVEDQLTQKSEIVFKEVGCYGVAEAAALVDADNMARDNAIKPELLIPKHKNRQATCAVARIYQS; this is encoded by the coding sequence TTGAGTAAGTCGAACAACAGCACCATCATCAGCCTAACCGACAATGGCCAGCAGCTAGCCTCTCGCTTAATTAAGCTAGGTGTAGCCACTCGCCACAAGCACAAACCAAAACCATTTGCTGAACAGGTGCAATCGCTGTTTAGCAGTGGCGAGCGGCTGATCTTAATCTGTGCGACAGGTATTGCCATAAGAACATTGGCGCCAGTCTTGGCGGATAAATATACCGACCCGGCGGTATTGGTGCTTGATGAGCATGGACGGTTTGTTATTCCTCTTTTGTCTGGGCACGAAGGTGGTGCTAATGAATGGGCCCGAGAAGTGGCCTCTGTTATTGAGGCTCAACTGGTGATTACCAGTGCACAAACCTATTTAAAGCCAACATACATCGCCGGCATGGGGTGTGAGAGACACTGCCCAAAGCGGGTGCTAAGGCAACTGCTTGAAGAGACGTTGCATCAATCTAACCTGACTGTTAACGACCTTAGCGGCATTGCCAGCATCGATGTAAAGCACGATGAAGTAGGACTGATTGAATTAGCCACTGAACTGAAACTGCCGTTTCACACCTACAGTGCAAACATTTTAAGAACCGTTGAAGATCAACTCACCCAAAAATCAGAGATTGTCTTCAAAGAAGTGGGCTGTTATGGCGTTGCGGAGGCCGCTGCGTTAGTGGATGCAGATAATATGGCCCGTGATAACGCCATCAAACCCGAACTATTAATACCAAAACATAAAAACAGACAGGCGACTTGTGCAGTTGCCCGAATATACCAAAGCTGA
- the cbiE gene encoding precorrin-6y C5,15-methyltransferase (decarboxylating) subunit CbiE: MSTLSHVQWTGQPIQVVGLGVGSDNGPQLGYSAQAALAEADWIIGAPHQLEKVARFNTQANKITYPSPFSALSEWLLAHQQQRIVLLASGDPLYYGLGDWLVRTVGREQLIFHANISSVQAAFHQLGLPWQDAETISLHGRPLVNIRARIQPNRLYAVLTDQHSHPAAIANELVECRFEQSTLWVCEDLGGPEEQIRSFQVKDPALTTATFNPLHVTIIQCQGSGGILPTFPGIADELFETGKEPGKGLITKKEVRIAILSQLAPKAGDIGWDIGAGCGSVAIEWARWNPFGKVFAIENHAERLAYCGINQAKFGVVNNLNIMAGTAPEACDELPDPDAVFIGGSGGQLHHILDITLKRLKPSGRIVASAVTETTKAALIQYAENLPDSITVEWSQIALSRGGSIANQLVMRPQLPVTLLTLTKGEDD, translated from the coding sequence ATGAGTACTCTTTCTCACGTGCAGTGGACAGGTCAGCCCATTCAGGTGGTTGGCCTTGGCGTCGGCTCAGACAATGGGCCTCAATTAGGGTATTCAGCGCAAGCCGCGTTGGCGGAAGCCGACTGGATTATAGGCGCGCCACACCAACTTGAGAAAGTCGCTCGCTTTAACACTCAAGCCAACAAGATCACCTACCCTTCTCCATTCTCCGCCTTGTCAGAATGGCTGCTAGCACACCAACAGCAACGTATTGTGTTATTAGCCTCTGGCGACCCACTCTACTACGGGTTAGGAGACTGGCTGGTAAGAACCGTTGGTCGAGAACAACTGATATTCCACGCCAATATTTCCAGCGTTCAGGCCGCCTTTCACCAGTTAGGGCTACCATGGCAAGATGCAGAAACCATAAGCCTGCATGGTAGACCCTTAGTAAATATCCGTGCCCGCATACAACCTAACCGCTTGTATGCGGTACTCACCGACCAGCACAGCCACCCCGCAGCCATTGCCAACGAGCTAGTCGAATGCCGGTTTGAACAATCAACACTGTGGGTCTGTGAAGACTTAGGCGGTCCAGAAGAGCAAATTAGATCTTTCCAAGTCAAAGACCCTGCGCTCACCACTGCGACCTTCAACCCACTGCATGTCACTATTATTCAATGCCAAGGCAGCGGTGGCATACTGCCTACATTCCCAGGTATTGCTGATGAGTTATTTGAGACAGGGAAAGAGCCCGGCAAAGGATTAATTACCAAAAAAGAAGTGCGAATAGCGATACTTTCTCAGCTCGCACCAAAGGCCGGTGATATAGGTTGGGATATAGGCGCCGGTTGCGGTAGTGTGGCAATTGAGTGGGCACGCTGGAACCCGTTTGGCAAGGTCTTCGCCATTGAAAACCATGCAGAACGACTCGCCTATTGCGGCATCAACCAAGCCAAATTTGGCGTCGTAAACAACCTTAACATCATGGCAGGGACAGCACCTGAAGCCTGTGATGAACTACCCGACCCTGATGCAGTGTTTATTGGGGGTAGCGGAGGCCAGCTCCATCATATTTTAGACATCACACTCAAACGACTTAAACCCTCAGGCCGAATTGTCGCCTCGGCCGTCACAGAAACCACCAAAGCAGCGCTCATACAGTATGCTGAGAACCTGCCTGACTCAATAACAGTAGAGTGGTCGCAAATCGCCCTTTCTCGCGGAGGGTCTATTGCCAACCAGTTAGTCATGCGCCCACAACTGCCCGTTACACTGCTAACACTCACAAAGGGAGAAGACGATTGA
- the cobI gene encoding precorrin-2 C(20)-methyltransferase: MNNHPAAGTFYGVGVGPGDPELITLKAAKLISRCDVICYLCNDADSDRPGRSQSKDIAQDVINDRASKAIEIAIPMPYSRDRTAANKAYDQGAKAIKSALEQGQSVVFLCEGDPLFFGSYAYLQERLCEAFTCLSIPGISSPNAASAVAGIPLTMQKENYAVLSGRLSDEKILNHLREFDSLVLMKVGQSRPRLLALLKESGRIHETVYVEYATREQQKIVYDVTTLGHEAGPYFSLFIITRHQRNV; encoded by the coding sequence GTGAATAACCACCCCGCAGCAGGCACCTTTTACGGCGTCGGCGTCGGCCCCGGCGACCCTGAATTAATAACACTTAAAGCAGCAAAACTGATAAGCCGCTGTGACGTTATCTGCTACCTCTGCAACGATGCAGATAGTGACCGACCCGGTCGCTCTCAATCAAAAGATATCGCGCAAGACGTGATAAACGACAGAGCCAGCAAAGCAATTGAGATCGCCATCCCCATGCCCTACAGCCGAGATCGAACGGCTGCCAACAAAGCATATGATCAAGGGGCAAAGGCGATTAAGTCAGCCCTTGAACAAGGCCAATCGGTAGTATTTCTCTGCGAAGGTGACCCGCTATTTTTCGGCTCATATGCCTACCTGCAAGAGCGACTGTGTGAAGCATTCACCTGCCTATCCATTCCTGGTATCAGCTCACCGAATGCAGCCAGTGCAGTAGCAGGCATACCACTCACCATGCAGAAAGAAAACTACGCTGTACTCTCAGGCCGCCTGAGTGACGAAAAGATACTCAACCACCTCAGAGAGTTCGATAGTTTAGTGCTAATGAAAGTCGGGCAGTCCAGACCACGACTGCTAGCCCTGCTAAAGGAAAGCGGCCGCATTCATGAAACCGTCTACGTCGAATACGCCACACGAGAGCAGCAGAAAATTGTTTATGATGTAACGACGCTAGGCCATGAAGCAGGGCCTTACTTTTCACTGTTTATTATTACTCGTCATCAAAGGAATGTATGA
- the cobN gene encoding cobaltochelatase subunit CobN has product MHLLAAKPGGFSDDEGIIDLQQTAADIVILAAQDSTLSMLAQCAESLPEGYPSIRLANFVNLTKPAAFDLYAHRVLEHAQFIVVSLLGGKAYLPYGVEQLQKICRSTGAQLAIVPGDDQPDEELFAASTLPRDDLIRLWRYLREGGIRNTENAYRFIQQTYFKASINPNERLIAYEEPRPLPRTLIYCPHRHEQSFQEWQQRVAQRREQAEHAIPTAVLLFYRSHLQAGNTQAFSAFIEQLEQNGLAVLPIATASLKEPECKALVDQLSQKSDCRVFLNTTAFSIRSATTDESGEQGFIGNAHLSSQPDLLEPDSLFAVNAPVLQVILAANSEEDWQEHSQGLRSRDIAMNIALPEMDGRIISRAISFKSEIDRSDRTEYSQVGYQLQPDRAEFVAELAARWASLSIKPNAEKRIALILANYPTRDGRIGNGVGLDTPASTIEIINAMGQAGYPIEGIPETGNALIQELLGNVTNDLDSVDLRPCQQSLSIDEYQHHFATLPEACQQAVLERWGSPDQDPKHRSGRIMIAGIRLGETFVGIQPARGFNVDVAANYHDPDLVPPHSYLAFYFWLRHSYQVDAFIHIGKHGNLEWLPGKGLALSNRCWPEIALGPMPHLYPFIVNDPGEGAQAKRRSQAVVLDHLMPPMTRAETYGELQELEQWVDELYQAMGVDPRREALLRSKILDLINRTNLLAELNLKGDEVNDENAVLNELDAYLCDLKEAQIRDGLHTYGVKPSGEQRTDTLVALTRLPRGEQRVEDASILNCLVKDLSLTLECHADSPLFDPLKFDAQTSWQGPKPEILYDIEPSPWRTHADTRERLELLAKELIGCACAPIPDIKHTLTEDNGAQAHPMMSHFPCTHALFQHIKKVIAPAFDGSAPEELRQLLNGLEGGFVPPGASGAPTRGRLDVLPTGRNFYSVDSRSIPTPAAWELGQASAEQLVMRHLQEHGDYPKTLGLSVWGTATMRTGGDDIAQAFALMGIKPVWAAGSNRVTDFEIIPNFLFNRPRVDVTLRVSGFFRDAFPNVMKLYDAAVNALAEHQEPGNTNTIKQRIESDIEQLTQNGLSPEQAKQQARWRVFGSKPGAYGAGLQGLIDERCWDTPDDLAEAYINWGGYAYGQNEQGTQAFETFEHRLGQLEAVVQNQDNREHDLLDSDDYYQFQGGMTNAVRVISGETPAVYHGDHSNPAAPQIKTLQEELNRVIRSRVINPKWIAGMQRHGYKGAFEMAATVDYLFAYDATTDMISDYQYEMVADNYLFEEKNREFLENNNPKAMQEMAERMMEAIQRGLWDEPGDYANLLESLLLDIEDKLEQGM; this is encoded by the coding sequence ATGCACCTGCTAGCCGCAAAACCCGGAGGATTCTCCGACGATGAAGGGATTATCGATCTGCAGCAAACCGCTGCAGACATCGTCATTCTAGCCGCTCAGGATAGTACGCTATCAATGCTGGCACAGTGTGCTGAGTCATTACCTGAAGGCTACCCGAGTATTCGGCTGGCAAATTTTGTTAATCTCACCAAACCAGCCGCCTTTGACCTCTATGCTCATAGAGTGCTGGAGCACGCCCAATTTATTGTGGTTTCGCTATTGGGGGGGAAAGCCTACCTCCCCTACGGCGTTGAACAGCTGCAAAAGATCTGTCGCAGCACTGGTGCGCAATTAGCAATTGTGCCGGGGGACGACCAACCCGATGAAGAACTATTTGCCGCCAGCACGCTACCCAGAGACGATCTTATTCGTCTCTGGCGATACTTGCGAGAAGGCGGCATTCGTAACACCGAGAACGCTTATCGTTTTATCCAACAAACCTACTTTAAAGCATCCATAAACCCCAACGAAAGGTTAATCGCCTACGAAGAGCCACGCCCATTACCTCGAACCCTGATTTACTGCCCTCACCGGCATGAGCAGTCATTTCAAGAGTGGCAACAACGGGTCGCACAACGTCGCGAGCAGGCTGAGCATGCAATCCCCACGGCGGTATTACTGTTCTATCGCAGCCATCTACAAGCCGGTAACACTCAGGCATTTTCAGCCTTTATTGAGCAACTAGAGCAAAACGGCCTCGCAGTATTACCCATTGCGACAGCATCATTAAAAGAGCCAGAGTGCAAAGCATTAGTCGATCAACTCTCGCAAAAAAGCGACTGCCGTGTTTTTCTCAACACCACAGCCTTTTCAATTCGTTCAGCGACGACTGATGAAAGTGGAGAGCAAGGTTTTATAGGCAACGCTCACCTTAGCTCACAGCCAGATTTACTAGAACCTGACTCGCTATTTGCAGTCAACGCTCCGGTCCTTCAAGTCATTCTCGCGGCTAACAGTGAAGAGGACTGGCAAGAACATAGCCAAGGCCTAAGGTCACGGGATATCGCCATGAATATCGCGTTACCTGAAATGGATGGCCGCATTATTTCGAGAGCTATTAGCTTTAAAAGCGAAATAGACCGCAGTGATCGAACCGAATACAGCCAGGTGGGCTATCAATTACAACCTGATCGAGCTGAATTTGTGGCTGAACTGGCCGCCCGCTGGGCCTCGCTTTCAATCAAGCCAAACGCTGAGAAACGAATCGCACTGATTCTGGCTAACTACCCCACCCGCGATGGCCGTATAGGCAATGGCGTAGGACTCGATACGCCCGCCTCGACCATTGAAATCATAAACGCTATGGGCCAAGCGGGTTACCCCATTGAAGGTATCCCCGAAACAGGCAACGCCTTAATTCAGGAACTACTCGGTAACGTCACCAATGACCTAGACAGCGTAGACTTACGGCCCTGCCAACAAAGCCTTTCTATAGATGAATATCAACACCATTTCGCAACGTTGCCCGAAGCGTGTCAACAAGCCGTATTAGAGCGGTGGGGGTCACCGGATCAAGACCCTAAACACCGCTCTGGCCGCATCATGATTGCAGGCATTCGGCTAGGCGAAACCTTCGTCGGCATTCAACCTGCTCGTGGCTTTAATGTCGATGTTGCTGCTAACTACCACGATCCAGACCTCGTGCCCCCGCATAGTTATCTGGCGTTTTATTTCTGGCTCAGGCATAGCTATCAGGTCGATGCGTTTATTCATATCGGTAAACATGGCAACCTTGAATGGTTACCCGGTAAAGGCCTAGCACTGAGTAATCGTTGTTGGCCCGAAATAGCCCTTGGACCTATGCCGCACCTGTATCCGTTTATCGTTAATGATCCCGGTGAAGGTGCACAGGCAAAACGACGCAGCCAAGCCGTCGTACTCGATCATCTGATGCCCCCCATGACGAGGGCAGAAACCTATGGCGAACTACAAGAGCTGGAGCAATGGGTTGATGAACTGTATCAAGCGATGGGCGTTGACCCTCGGAGAGAAGCGCTACTCAGAAGCAAAATTCTAGACCTGATTAACCGTACAAACTTATTGGCAGAACTCAATTTAAAAGGCGACGAAGTCAATGATGAAAATGCCGTACTAAACGAACTGGACGCCTATTTATGTGATCTCAAAGAAGCCCAGATTCGGGACGGGCTGCATACCTACGGCGTAAAACCCAGCGGTGAACAACGAACGGACACCCTGGTCGCACTCACTCGACTACCACGAGGAGAGCAACGAGTTGAAGATGCCAGCATTCTCAACTGTTTGGTTAAAGACCTATCTCTCACCCTTGAGTGTCATGCAGACAGTCCGCTGTTTGACCCACTTAAATTTGACGCCCAGACCTCTTGGCAAGGTCCAAAACCCGAGATTCTCTACGATATAGAACCCAGCCCATGGCGAACCCATGCCGATACCCGAGAACGGTTGGAACTATTGGCAAAAGAACTTATAGGGTGCGCTTGCGCACCGATACCTGACATCAAACACACATTAACCGAAGACAACGGTGCACAAGCGCACCCTATGATGAGCCATTTTCCGTGTACTCATGCGCTTTTTCAACATATCAAAAAGGTCATCGCGCCCGCCTTTGATGGCAGTGCGCCCGAAGAGCTACGACAGCTACTAAACGGCCTTGAGGGTGGTTTTGTCCCTCCCGGTGCCAGTGGCGCCCCAACGCGAGGCAGGCTCGACGTACTCCCTACAGGACGAAATTTTTACTCAGTCGATAGCCGCAGCATCCCCACGCCTGCTGCTTGGGAGTTAGGGCAAGCCTCTGCAGAACAACTGGTCATGCGCCACCTGCAAGAGCATGGTGATTATCCTAAAACCCTTGGGCTATCAGTTTGGGGAACGGCAACCATGCGTACAGGCGGTGATGATATTGCCCAAGCGTTTGCATTAATGGGTATCAAGCCGGTTTGGGCTGCGGGTTCAAATCGCGTCACTGACTTTGAAATTATCCCCAACTTCTTGTTTAACCGACCACGCGTTGATGTGACCTTACGGGTATCCGGTTTCTTCCGTGACGCCTTTCCTAATGTTATGAAGCTCTATGACGCTGCCGTAAACGCACTGGCGGAGCATCAAGAACCTGGGAATACCAACACCATTAAACAGCGTATCGAGAGTGATATTGAACAATTAACTCAAAACGGCCTGTCCCCCGAACAAGCAAAGCAGCAGGCACGATGGCGGGTATTCGGCTCTAAACCCGGCGCTTACGGTGCAGGTCTACAAGGCCTGATAGATGAACGCTGCTGGGATACCCCCGACGACCTCGCTGAAGCCTATATAAACTGGGGTGGTTACGCCTATGGCCAAAACGAACAAGGTACTCAAGCCTTCGAAACCTTCGAGCATCGCTTAGGGCAGTTAGAAGCCGTGGTTCAAAATCAGGATAATCGCGAGCACGATCTCTTAGACTCCGATGACTACTATCAATTTCAAGGCGGTATGACCAACGCGGTAAGAGTGATCTCTGGCGAAACCCCTGCGGTTTATCACGGCGACCACTCAAACCCTGCAGCTCCGCAGATAAAAACACTACAAGAAGAACTCAACCGAGTGATCCGGTCTAGAGTTATCAACCCAAAGTGGATAGCCGGTATGCAACGTCATGGCTACAAGGGCGCATTTGAAATGGCCGCCACCGTCGACTACCTCTTTGCATACGACGCCACCACCGACATGATTTCAGATTATCAGTATGAAATGGTGGCCGATAATTATCTATTTGAAGAGAAAAACCGCGAGTTTCTAGAAAACAATAACCCAAAAGCGATGCAAGAGATGGCAGAACGAATGATGGAGGCGATTCAACGAGGGTTGTGGGACGAGCCCGGTGATTACGCTAATCTATTAGAAAGTCTACTGTTAGACATTGAGGATAAACTAGAACAGGGAATGTAG